Proteins from one Pyrobaculum neutrophilum V24Sta genomic window:
- a CDS encoding NuoI/complex I 23 kDa subunit family protein — MIAHLKMFGVALKYVFQRPITVRWPEERRDYGDRMRGFIVNDRGKCISCQLCEAVCPAKAIKFHLEADGRRYPGIDWGRCILCGYCVDACPTGSLKYVNNTEIVWTDLNVYRKPAEMDPDDVAPLAGTKSLI; from the coding sequence ATGATTGCCCACCTAAAGATGTTTGGGGTTGCGCTGAAGTACGTCTTCCAACGCCCCATCACGGTTAGGTGGCCGGAGGAGAGGAGAGACTACGGCGACAGGATGAGAGGCTTCATAGTGAACGACCGGGGAAAGTGCATAAGTTGCCAGCTGTGCGAAGCGGTCTGCCCCGCCAAGGCCATAAAGTTCCACCTTGAGGCAGATGGGAGGAGGTACCCCGGCATCGACTGGGGCCGTTGCATCCTCTGCGGCTACTGCGTCGACGCATGTCCAACAGGATCCCTCAAGTACGTGAACAACACGGAGATAGTCTGGACCGATCTGAACGTATACCGTAAACCTGCCGAGATGGACCCCGACGACGTTGCCCCTCTTGCCGGCACAAAGTCACTTATATAA
- a CDS encoding thiamine pyrophosphate-dependent enzyme, with protein MVKTAVKAAEEYEGQYEYATFELPNEELFLPGHGLCAGCTIGVIARHMLKVFGPDTVVVNATGCAEVSTVVYPRTNWAVPWIHVAFGNGGSVASGIEAAIKALKRRGVIDPSRKINVVVFAGDGGTADIGFQALSGMLERGHRVIYVMYDNEGYMNTGIQRSGTTPFGASATTSPAGKVVPGNTRHKKPMAAIAAAHGIPYVATANPAYVHDMVYKFKKAIEVDGPSFIHVLQSCTPGWRFEPKYAIRVLELATETGYWVNYEIENGEFRVTLPVPRRKHVKCFLQLQGRFRHLKPDEIEYIQKVIDRDVEEINRIMGREVIGPVDPSLPCLTERK; from the coding sequence ATGGTGAAAACTGCGGTAAAGGCTGCTGAGGAGTACGAGGGCCAGTACGAATATGCAACCTTTGAGCTTCCAAATGAGGAGCTCTTCCTGCCAGGGCATGGGCTTTGTGCCGGCTGTACTATCGGAGTAATTGCAAGACACATGCTGAAGGTCTTCGGCCCAGACACCGTCGTTGTAAACGCCACGGGCTGCGCCGAGGTCTCTACGGTGGTCTACCCGCGCACCAACTGGGCTGTGCCGTGGATCCACGTCGCTTTTGGAAACGGCGGATCGGTTGCCTCTGGCATAGAGGCCGCGATCAAGGCGTTGAAGAGGCGTGGCGTTATCGACCCCAGTAGGAAGATAAACGTGGTTGTCTTCGCCGGCGACGGAGGAACTGCAGACATCGGCTTCCAAGCCCTCAGCGGAATGTTGGAGCGGGGCCACAGGGTGATCTACGTCATGTACGACAACGAGGGCTACATGAACACCGGCATACAGCGGAGCGGGACGACGCCATTCGGCGCCTCAGCCACCACATCGCCCGCGGGCAAGGTGGTGCCAGGCAACACGAGGCATAAGAAGCCCATGGCGGCTATCGCGGCCGCCCACGGAATTCCCTACGTCGCCACGGCGAATCCCGCCTACGTGCACGACATGGTGTACAAGTTCAAGAAGGCTATAGAGGTGGACGGCCCCTCCTTCATACACGTGCTACAGTCCTGTACCCCAGGCTGGCGCTTCGAGCCCAAGTACGCCATCAGGGTGCTGGAGCTGGCCACAGAGACGGGCTACTGGGTGAACTACGAAATCGAAAACGGCGAGTTCAGAGTCACACTGCCGGTGCCCAGGAGGAAGCACGTCAAATGCTTCCTGCAGCTCCAGGGCAGGTTCAGACACCTTAAGCCAGACGAGATAGAGTACATACAGAAGGTGATTGACCGCGACGTGGAGGAGATCAACCGGATCATGGGAAGGGAGGTCATAGGCCCCGTCGACCCATCTCTTCCCTGCCTCACCGAGCGGAAATGA
- a CDS encoding transketolase C-terminal domain-containing protein produces MTAQALVPREKKIAQKRIALTGNHAVALAVKMCRPEVIAAYPITPQTPVVEKLAEYVNNGELDAEYIPVESEHSAMSASIGASAMGARTFTETSSQGLMHMYENLPIAVGLRLPIVMGVAARTISAPINVWGDYSDVMTMRELGWIIYIVQNAQEAFDTIIQAYRVAEDQRVHLPAVVAYDGFWTSHVLQPLDVPEDEEDVMRFAPITRSWVKLDVDNPLQLGAVGTPEWYWEVRWQAAEALRESLKVVEEVDREFGKWFGRSYGLFHTYRLEDAELAIVTYGSIYGLVKKVVDRLREEGVKAGALRLRVIRPWPGHQLRKALDRVDKVFVIDRAINHGGPLIGPMATEVAATLQRPVYNALATIGMRAIDSDMIYEAALKVAKGLWAPNQTYTIGLRGGYE; encoded by the coding sequence ATGACGGCCCAAGCCCTAGTCCCGAGAGAGAAGAAGATAGCCCAGAAGAGGATAGCGCTGACGGGCAACCACGCCGTTGCCCTAGCCGTCAAGATGTGTAGACCCGAGGTCATCGCGGCCTACCCAATCACTCCGCAGACCCCAGTGGTGGAGAAGTTGGCCGAGTATGTAAACAACGGCGAGCTAGACGCCGAATATATACCAGTGGAGAGCGAACACAGCGCGATGTCTGCCTCCATAGGCGCCTCCGCCATGGGCGCCCGTACCTTCACAGAGACCTCCTCCCAAGGCCTAATGCATATGTACGAAAACCTCCCCATCGCCGTAGGTTTAAGATTACCGATAGTCATGGGGGTAGCGGCGAGGACGATATCTGCGCCTATTAATGTATGGGGCGACTACAGCGATGTGATGACCATGAGAGAGTTAGGCTGGATCATATATATAGTCCAAAATGCCCAAGAGGCCTTTGATACGATTATACAGGCATACCGCGTTGCAGAAGACCAGAGGGTCCACCTACCCGCCGTGGTGGCCTACGACGGCTTCTGGACCAGCCACGTCCTCCAGCCGCTCGACGTGCCGGAGGACGAGGAGGACGTCATGAGGTTTGCCCCCATCACCAGATCTTGGGTTAAGCTAGACGTGGACAACCCGCTCCAGCTAGGCGCCGTGGGAACGCCGGAGTGGTACTGGGAAGTGAGGTGGCAGGCCGCAGAGGCGCTGAGGGAGTCTCTCAAGGTTGTAGAGGAGGTGGATAGAGAGTTTGGCAAGTGGTTCGGCAGGAGCTACGGCCTCTTCCATACATACAGGCTGGAGGACGCCGAACTCGCCATAGTGACCTACGGCTCCATATACGGCTTGGTGAAGAAGGTAGTAGATAGGCTTAGGGAGGAGGGCGTCAAGGCCGGCGCCTTGAGACTACGCGTCATTAGGCCCTGGCCCGGCCACCAGTTACGTAAGGCCCTTGACAGAGTAGATAAGGTCTTCGTAATAGATAGGGCGATCAACCACGGCGGACCTCTTATAGGGCCAATGGCAACTGAGGTTGCAGCTACTCTGCAGAGGCCTGTCTACAACGCGTTGGCGACTATCGGCATGAGGGCAATAGACAGCGACATGATATATGAGGCGGCTCTGAAGGTGGCCAAGGGGCTGTGGGCCCCCAACCAGACCTACACAATCGGCTTGAGGGGCGGCTATGAGTAG
- a CDS encoding 2-oxoacid:acceptor oxidoreductase family protein has translation MRVETIWLGRGGQGIVTATYIVANAAVIDGFYAIANPEFGAERRGAPVKAFLTIDKNPIEDQEPIKTPDVAIIFDDKLIDPMRFAIDAVKPGGYVIVNSAKQPEEVRKLVGRNDVYVVVLDAVGIAMKHVGLPVPNGPLAGAFSKVMGFPRLESIKTAFENQLGKAVEENFAATKEAYEVAVVLKPEKVDASAKPKGVISTTSAFLTGPYELVGWQQVNKGGAVGPGSSLPYLTGGWRIEKPIIDHSKCIMCRKCWLYCPDDAIIEAWREAPGPRGRVFRTKAIDFDYQYCKGCGVCAEVCPTGAIQMVREI, from the coding sequence ATGCGGGTTGAGACGATCTGGCTTGGCCGCGGGGGCCAGGGCATCGTCACGGCCACCTACATAGTCGCCAACGCCGCCGTGATAGACGGCTTCTACGCCATTGCCAACCCTGAGTTCGGCGCGGAGAGGAGAGGCGCGCCCGTCAAGGCCTTCCTCACGATAGATAAAAACCCCATCGAGGATCAGGAGCCGATTAAGACTCCCGACGTCGCCATCATATTCGACGACAAGCTCATCGACCCCATGAGGTTCGCCATTGACGCCGTGAAGCCCGGCGGCTACGTCATCGTAAACAGCGCTAAGCAGCCCGAGGAGGTGCGGAAGCTGGTGGGGAGAAACGACGTCTACGTGGTGGTGCTAGACGCTGTCGGCATCGCCATGAAACACGTGGGTCTCCCCGTGCCCAACGGCCCGCTGGCTGGCGCCTTTTCCAAGGTGATGGGCTTCCCCAGGCTTGAGTCGATAAAAACCGCGTTTGAGAACCAGCTGGGCAAGGCCGTTGAGGAGAACTTCGCCGCCACGAAGGAGGCCTACGAGGTGGCCGTTGTCCTCAAGCCCGAGAAGGTGGACGCCTCCGCGAAGCCGAAAGGGGTAATATCCACCACGTCGGCCTTCCTAACCGGGCCCTACGAGCTTGTGGGCTGGCAACAGGTGAATAAAGGCGGCGCCGTCGGCCCCGGCAGTAGCTTGCCGTATCTCACAGGCGGCTGGAGGATAGAGAAGCCCATTATAGACCACTCCAAGTGTATAATGTGTAGGAAGTGCTGGCTGTATTGTCCAGACGACGCCATAATAGAGGCTTGGAGGGAGGCGCCGGGGCCTAGAGGCCGCGTCTTTAGGACCAAGGCCATCGACTTCGACTACCAGTACTGCAAGGGGTGTGGTGTCTGCGCAGAGGTCTGCCCAACAGGGGCAATACAGATGGTGAGGGAGATATGA
- a CDS encoding proton-conducting transporter membrane subunit, with amino-acid sequence MAGIELILPVYFAARVAAGFGRWGAAVDVAYVALLAFLMWQISPLYLLSLPFYLAAAAVGGGVFRDYAGFASALSLTGVYLMFLPAAYLKGLGFVLAVLAPAALAATARDRGSLEGFFRYMVVSVFASSFLFIGLGQRGAPVGEAYILLAIALELGVAPMFLWVPDVYGRTNAVGLAILASLPKLSAAFALLAFMPKAPALLAHVLGALSMATGNLGALTSADARRILAYSTVAHSGFALFIYPASPEVALALVLADSFGKMGLFYALGSGGPRWAARVLALHQIGLPPLFGFWPKALLVLLTAERVGPLFALYVLVNVVAVAPYYFRLMESIPEGRSAFPAAVGVAVAALGAAAPLWLIYNVSSLL; translated from the coding sequence ATGGCGGGCATAGAGCTCATCCTGCCGGTGTATTTCGCCGCGAGGGTGGCGGCGGGCTTCGGCAGGTGGGGCGCCGCCGTCGACGTGGCCTACGTCGCGTTGCTGGCCTTCCTCATGTGGCAGATCTCCCCCCTGTACCTCCTCTCCCTCCCCTTCTACCTGGCGGCGGCCGCTGTGGGAGGCGGCGTGTTTAGGGACTACGCCGGCTTCGCCTCGGCGCTCTCCCTCACGGGGGTCTACCTGATGTTTCTCCCTGCGGCATATCTAAAGGGCTTGGGGTTCGTGCTTGCCGTGTTGGCGCCTGCGGCGCTTGCGGCGACGGCTAGAGATAGGGGGAGCCTCGAGGGGTTCTTCAGATACATGGTGGTGTCGGTGTTCGCCTCCTCTTTCCTATTCATCGGCCTGGGACAGAGGGGGGCGCCCGTCGGCGAGGCGTACATCCTCCTGGCGATTGCGCTGGAGCTGGGGGTGGCGCCGATGTTCCTCTGGGTGCCGGACGTATACGGGAGGACAAACGCGGTGGGGCTCGCCATTTTGGCCAGCCTGCCCAAGCTGTCTGCGGCCTTCGCCCTGTTGGCGTTTATGCCGAAGGCGCCCGCCCTCCTCGCGCATGTACTCGGCGCTCTGTCTATGGCTACGGGGAACTTGGGCGCATTGACCAGTGCCGATGCGAGGAGGATACTTGCCTACTCGACGGTGGCCCACTCGGGCTTCGCCCTCTTTATATACCCGGCGTCACCCGAGGTGGCCTTAGCGCTAGTCCTCGCCGACTCCTTCGGGAAGATGGGCCTCTTCTACGCCCTCGGCTCAGGCGGCCCGCGCTGGGCGGCGAGGGTCCTGGCGCTACACCAGATCGGCCTCCCGCCGTTGTTCGGATTCTGGCCTAAGGCCTTGCTGGTTCTGCTAACTGCGGAGAGGGTGGGGCCGCTGTTTGCCCTATATGTCTTGGTCAACGTCGTTGCCGTCGCCCCCTACTACTTCAGGCTGATGGAGTCAATCCCGGAGGGCCGTAGCGCGTTTCCAGCCGCCGTCGGCGTCGCCGTGGCGGCCCTAGGCGCGGCGGCTCCGCTCTGGCTTATCTATAATGTTAGTTCGTTATTGTAA